A genomic region of Ewingella sp. CoE-038-23 contains the following coding sequences:
- a CDS encoding Bax inhibitor-1/YccA family protein encodes MDRYPRSNGSIVERANSGIQAYMAQVYGWMTCGLLLTAFVAWYASRSPAILGFIFSSQITFFGLIIAQLALVFVISGMVNRLSGTVATGLFMLYSALTGLTLSSIFIVYTGSSIASTFVVAGGMFGAMSVFGYTTKRDLSRMGSLLFMGLIGIVLASLVNIWLKSPALMWAVTYIGVVIFVGLTAYDTQKLKNMGEQLDVNDKDSFRKYSIVGALTLYLDFINLFLMLLRIFGNRR; translated from the coding sequence ATGGATCGATATCCACGCAGTAACGGCTCGATTGTTGAACGCGCTAACTCCGGCATTCAAGCCTACATGGCGCAGGTCTATGGTTGGATGACCTGTGGTCTGCTATTAACCGCATTTGTCGCCTGGTACGCATCTCGCTCACCAGCCATTCTCGGTTTTATTTTCTCCAGCCAAATAACCTTCTTTGGTCTGATCATTGCCCAGCTGGCGCTGGTCTTCGTAATTTCCGGCATGGTGAATCGTCTGAGCGGCACCGTCGCTACCGGCTTGTTCATGCTGTATTCGGCCCTAACCGGGCTGACGCTCTCCAGTATTTTCATCGTCTACACCGGCTCTTCTATTGCCAGCACCTTCGTGGTTGCCGGGGGGATGTTCGGGGCGATGAGCGTATTTGGTTATACCACCAAGCGCGACCTAAGCCGTATGGGCAGCCTGCTGTTCATGGGGTTGATTGGTATCGTGCTGGCGTCGCTGGTCAATATCTGGCTGAAAAGCCCGGCATTGATGTGGGCGGTGACCTACATCGGCGTGGTTATCTTCGTTGGCCTGACAGCTTATGACACCCAGAAGTTGAAAAACATGGGTGAGCAGCTGGACGTTAACGATAAAGACAGCTTCCGCAAGTACTCTATCGTGGGCGCGCTGACGCTGTATTTGGATTTCATCAACCTGTTCTTGATGCTGTTACGCATTTTTGGCAACCGCCGGTAG
- a CDS encoding multidrug efflux MFS transporter, which produces METWKLNLISVWLGCFFTGMAMSQILPFLPLYIEQLGVTSHASLSLWSGLVFSGTFLVSAIVAPLWGSLADRKGRKLMLLRAALGMAIVMVLQGFATNVWQLFILRTLMGLTSGYIPNAMALVASQVPRDKSGWALGTLSTGQVAGVIIGPLLGGFMADHLGLRTVFFVTGGMLFTSFLITLFLIKERVVPVAKADRLSGKAVFTALPYPWLIVSLFVTTLMVQLANGSISPILTLFIRDLSSDTSNIAFISGVIAAVPGVSALMSAPKLGKLGDRIGAHRILIAALVLCFVLFCLMSTISSPTQLGILRFMLGFCDGALMPAIQALLVKYSSDQTTGRIFGYNQSFMYLGNVIGPLLGSSVSALMGFRWVFLVTAILVLFNLIQVAWSFRRVPARQTRF; this is translated from the coding sequence ATGGAAACTTGGAAACTCAATTTAATCTCCGTCTGGCTTGGGTGTTTTTTCACCGGAATGGCGATGAGCCAAATCCTGCCTTTCCTGCCACTTTATATTGAACAGCTTGGCGTCACGTCCCACGCATCTCTGAGTTTATGGTCTGGTTTAGTCTTCAGCGGCACCTTTTTGGTTTCCGCCATTGTGGCTCCACTATGGGGGAGTCTCGCCGACCGCAAAGGCCGTAAGTTGATGCTGCTGCGCGCCGCGCTGGGTATGGCGATTGTGATGGTGTTACAGGGTTTCGCCACCAACGTCTGGCAGCTGTTTATCCTGCGCACGCTGATGGGTTTAACCTCAGGCTATATCCCCAATGCCATGGCTTTAGTGGCCTCACAGGTTCCGCGCGATAAAAGCGGCTGGGCGCTCGGCACGCTGTCTACCGGGCAAGTGGCTGGCGTGATTATCGGCCCGCTGCTCGGCGGTTTTATGGCCGACCACCTCGGCCTGCGCACGGTGTTCTTCGTCACTGGCGGCATGTTGTTTACCAGTTTCCTCATCACTCTATTCTTAATCAAAGAGCGCGTGGTGCCGGTCGCCAAGGCCGATCGCCTCAGCGGCAAAGCGGTCTTCACCGCGCTGCCCTACCCGTGGCTGATTGTCAGCCTGTTCGTCACCACCCTAATGGTGCAATTGGCCAACGGTTCGATCAGCCCCATCTTGACGCTGTTCATCCGCGATCTCTCTTCCGACACCAGCAATATCGCCTTTATCAGCGGGGTGATTGCCGCCGTGCCGGGGGTTTCCGCGCTAATGTCCGCGCCTAAGCTGGGCAAGCTGGGCGACCGAATCGGCGCGCACCGTATCCTTATCGCCGCGCTGGTGCTGTGCTTCGTGCTGTTCTGTCTGATGTCGACCATCAGCTCACCCACCCAGCTCGGCATCCTGCGCTTTATGCTCGGTTTCTGCGACGGCGCGCTAATGCCCGCGATTCAGGCGCTATTGGTGAAATACAGCAGCGACCAAACCACCGGCCGCATCTTCGGTTACAACCAATCGTTTATGTATCTCGGCAACGTCATCGGCCCCCTGCTCGGCTCCAGCGTCTCGGCGTTAATGGGCTTCCGGTGGGTGTTCCTCGTGACGGCGATTTTGGTGTTGTTCAACTTAATACAGGTAGCGTGGAGTTTTAGGCGTGTGCCGGCGCGCCAGACGAGATTTTAA
- the pbpG gene encoding D-alanyl-D-alanine endopeptidase, whose translation MHVKIRLLVVSLLALNAGMMSATSAVAGEKHAPVVAPIVQIASGSAMVVDLKSHEVIYSRNPDQVRPIASLTKLMTAMVTLDAKQPLDEVISVDIHNTKEMRGVFSRVKVNSEINRRQMIQLALMSSENRAAASLAAHYPGGYEAFIRAMNAKAKQLGMTHTRYVEPTGLSPQNVSTARDLTRLLLASQKYPLIGELSTTQEKTAVFSSPAYALPFRNTNHLVMNPSWSIQLTKTGYTDLAGHCLAMRTTINGKPVTLVVMDAFGKYTAFADANRLRTWMETGKSVPVPQIAKTYRKAKDQQRTQPSVEEADD comes from the coding sequence ATGCATGTGAAAATTCGTCTTTTGGTTGTGAGCCTGTTGGCTCTTAATGCAGGCATGATGTCTGCCACTTCCGCCGTAGCTGGCGAAAAACATGCGCCGGTTGTCGCGCCTATCGTGCAAATTGCCTCCGGCAGCGCGATGGTGGTTGATCTTAAATCTCATGAAGTGATTTATTCCCGAAATCCAGACCAAGTGCGGCCCATTGCATCACTGACCAAATTAATGACAGCGATGGTGACGCTCGATGCGAAGCAGCCCCTGGACGAAGTGATTTCGGTTGATATTCATAACACTAAAGAGATGCGCGGCGTGTTTTCCCGCGTGAAGGTGAACAGTGAAATTAATCGTCGCCAGATGATCCAACTGGCGCTGATGTCTTCCGAAAACCGCGCCGCCGCTAGTCTGGCCGCGCACTATCCGGGCGGCTATGAAGCCTTTATCCGCGCGATGAATGCTAAAGCCAAACAGCTGGGAATGACCCACACCCGCTACGTTGAGCCGACCGGCCTGTCGCCGCAAAACGTCTCTACGGCGCGCGATTTAACCCGCCTGCTGCTGGCTTCGCAGAAATATCCGCTGATTGGCGAGCTGAGTACCACGCAGGAGAAAACCGCGGTGTTCAGCAGCCCGGCCTACGCCTTGCCGTTCCGCAACACCAATCATCTGGTCATGAACCCGAGCTGGAGCATTCAGCTAACCAAAACCGGCTATACCGATTTGGCGGGCCACTGTCTGGCGATGCGCACCACCATTAATGGTAAGCCTGTGACGCTGGTGGTGATGGACGCGTTCGGTAAATACACTGCCTTTGCGGATGCCAACCGCCTGCGCACATGGATGGAAACCGGCAAGAGCGTGCCGGTGCCGCAGATCGCCAAAACTTACCGTAAAGCCAAGGACCAGCAGCGCACCCAGCCGAGCGTTGAAGAGGCCGACGACTAA
- the moaC gene encoding cyclic pyranopterin monophosphate synthase MoaC: MTTFTHINASGDAHMVDVSAKAETVREARAESFVTMAAETLAMIVNGNHHKGDVFATARIAGIQAAKKTWDLIPLCHPLLLTKVEVNLEAQPEHNRVRIESRCRLSGKTGVEMEALTAASVAALTIYDMCKAVQKDMVIGPIRLLEKTGGKSGDFKVAP; this comes from the coding sequence ATGACCACTTTCACTCACATTAACGCCTCCGGCGACGCCCATATGGTGGATGTCTCCGCCAAAGCCGAAACCGTGCGCGAAGCCCGCGCCGAATCCTTTGTCACCATGGCCGCCGAGACGCTGGCGATGATTGTTAACGGCAATCACCACAAGGGCGACGTGTTCGCCACGGCGCGTATCGCGGGGATTCAGGCGGCGAAAAAAACCTGGGATTTGATCCCCCTTTGCCATCCGCTGCTGCTCACCAAGGTTGAAGTCAATCTGGAAGCCCAGCCGGAGCACAATCGCGTGCGCATTGAGTCGCGCTGTCGCCTGAGCGGCAAAACCGGCGTTGAAATGGAAGCCCTGACGGCGGCGTCCGTCGCTGCTTTGACCATTTACGACATGTGCAAAGCGGTGCAGAAAGATATGGTGATCGGCCCGATTCGCCTGCTGGAGAAAACCGGCGGCAAGTCCGGTGATTTCAAGGTGGCGCCATGA
- a CDS encoding VOC family protein, protein MDNKDKGLTHIAFSVKDLDASIAFYEKFADMQVIHRRGERGTDARPVAWMSDMTRPFAIVLAEDPDSTDTKLGPFGHLGVACQSKEEMDARLALARADGVLRTEPKESGAPVGYWAFLDDPDGNTFELSYGQEIRYLIENT, encoded by the coding sequence ATGGATAACAAAGATAAAGGTCTGACCCACATCGCTTTTTCCGTCAAAGATCTTGATGCCAGCATCGCCTTCTATGAAAAATTTGCGGATATGCAGGTGATCCACCGGCGCGGAGAGCGCGGGACAGACGCCCGACCCGTGGCCTGGATGAGTGATATGACGCGGCCTTTTGCTATCGTGCTGGCGGAAGATCCTGACTCTACCGACACCAAGCTTGGCCCTTTCGGCCACCTCGGCGTGGCCTGTCAAAGTAAAGAGGAGATGGACGCCAGGCTGGCTCTGGCTCGCGCCGACGGCGTGTTGCGCACCGAGCCAAAAGAGAGTGGGGCGCCGGTCGGCTACTGGGCATTTCTCGATGACCCGGACGGCAACACCTTTGAGCTATCTTACGGCCAAGAAATCCGTTACCTGATTGAAAATACCTAA
- a CDS encoding MFS transporter encodes MSDNETGWGGLFSTENRGSAIALSAGVALYATNSYIVITILPSVVQDIGGLAWYAWNMTLFVVFSILGSALSARLMRKAGPRGSYLTATGIFMAGAAICAMAPSMPVLLLGRAIQGLGGGFLFALSYAMINLVFKESLWPRAMALISAMWGIATLIGPAVGGIFAELHAWRWAFGLLVPVTLLFGLLVWRTLPAQQKEKRAVEPLPLYQLLLLTGSVLVVSAGSLSSLGWVNFAGIVLAVLMVIALRQREFSSNVRLLPRNSLSLSSPICWLYMTMATLMIAMGCEIYVPYMLQHLHGQTPLAAGYITAAAAAGWTLSEMVSASWTGRLANRAIISGPLVLGAGLLLLLISVPVVFALHALNISGIVLGLTLAGFGIGLGWPHILTRVLQQADEAEKETAGASITVVQSFSAALGAALSGTIANLAGMNTGPENASNVAFWLFVFFLIPVGLAVLTAIRSVRKRRLSHPETLVCKG; translated from the coding sequence ATGTCGGACAACGAAACAGGCTGGGGCGGCTTATTCAGTACGGAAAATCGCGGTAGCGCCATTGCCCTCAGCGCGGGTGTGGCGCTGTATGCGACCAACAGCTATATCGTCATCACCATTCTGCCTTCCGTGGTACAGGATATCGGCGGGCTGGCGTGGTACGCGTGGAACATGACGCTGTTCGTGGTCTTCTCGATTCTCGGCTCGGCGCTGTCTGCCCGGCTGATGCGCAAAGCCGGACCGCGCGGCAGCTATCTCACCGCGACCGGCATCTTCATGGCCGGTGCCGCCATCTGCGCCATGGCACCTAGCATGCCGGTACTGCTGCTGGGCCGCGCCATTCAGGGGCTGGGCGGCGGTTTCCTCTTCGCGCTCTCCTACGCCATGATCAACTTGGTGTTTAAAGAATCCCTTTGGCCACGCGCTATGGCGCTGATTTCCGCTATGTGGGGGATCGCCACGCTGATCGGTCCGGCGGTGGGCGGAATTTTTGCCGAGCTGCACGCCTGGCGCTGGGCCTTCGGCCTGCTGGTGCCGGTCACGTTGCTGTTTGGCCTGCTGGTTTGGCGAACGCTGCCCGCCCAGCAAAAGGAAAAACGCGCCGTCGAGCCTCTGCCTCTCTATCAACTTCTGCTGCTTACCGGCTCCGTGCTGGTGGTATCGGCGGGAAGCTTGTCATCCCTCGGCTGGGTTAACTTCGCCGGGATTGTGCTGGCGGTGCTGATGGTGATTGCCCTGCGCCAGCGCGAGTTCAGCTCTAACGTGCGCCTGTTGCCGCGCAACTCGCTGTCGCTCTCTTCGCCGATTTGCTGGCTGTACATGACCATGGCAACCCTGATGATTGCGATGGGCTGCGAAATCTATGTGCCTTATATGTTGCAACACTTGCACGGCCAGACGCCTTTGGCCGCGGGTTATATCACGGCGGCAGCGGCGGCGGGCTGGACCCTGAGCGAAATGGTCAGCGCCAGCTGGACCGGGCGTCTTGCCAACCGGGCGATCATCTCTGGCCCACTGGTGTTAGGCGCGGGCTTACTGCTGTTGCTGATTTCCGTGCCGGTGGTGTTTGCTCTGCACGCGCTGAATATTAGCGGCATCGTGCTTGGTCTGACGCTGGCGGGCTTTGGTATCGGGCTGGGCTGGCCGCACATTTTGACCCGCGTTCTACAGCAGGCGGATGAAGCGGAGAAAGAGACCGCCGGGGCTTCGATTACCGTGGTGCAATCCTTCTCGGCGGCGCTGGGCGCGGCGCTATCGGGGACGATAGCCAATCTGGCCGGGATGAACACCGGGCCGGAAAATGCCAGCAACGTGGCTTTCTGGCTGTTCGTATTCTTCTTAATTCCCGTCGGTCTGGCCGTGTTAACCGCCATCCGTTCGGTACGAAAACGGCGACTGTCGCACCCAGAAACCTTGGTCTGTAAGGGATAA
- a CDS encoding helix-turn-helix transcriptional regulator, with protein sequence MSSKHLENTSEVKQSVAERLLMLLKTRGELQASDAGHILGTTGEAARQQFVKLAKEGLVEPKSVSQGVGRPSQFWQLTAQGHARFPDAHADLTVQLLTLIRSSLGENALEQLITSREELTRNAYHLAMEGAETLEERLQRLTAIRTREGYMADWQQEEDGSYLLIENHCPICAAATACQGFCRAEREVFSATLEANVERTEHILQGARRCAYRIWL encoded by the coding sequence ATGTCAAGCAAACACTTGGAAAATACGTCTGAGGTTAAGCAAAGCGTCGCCGAACGCCTGCTCATGCTGCTTAAAACTCGTGGAGAATTGCAGGCCAGCGACGCGGGCCACATTTTAGGTACCACGGGCGAAGCCGCGCGCCAGCAGTTTGTTAAGCTGGCGAAAGAAGGTCTGGTGGAGCCGAAATCCGTTTCGCAGGGCGTAGGCCGCCCGTCGCAGTTCTGGCAGTTGACGGCACAGGGCCATGCCCGTTTCCCCGACGCCCACGCCGATCTCACCGTACAACTGCTGACACTTATCCGCAGCTCGCTGGGTGAAAATGCGCTGGAACAGCTGATCACCAGCCGTGAAGAACTCACTCGCAATGCCTATCATCTGGCGATGGAAGGGGCAGAAACGCTGGAAGAGCGCCTGCAAAGGCTCACCGCCATCCGCACCCGCGAAGGCTATATGGCGGACTGGCAGCAGGAAGAAGATGGCAGTTATCTACTGATTGAGAACCACTGCCCTATCTGCGCCGCCGCCACCGCCTGTCAGGGCTTCTGTCGCGCCGAACGGGAAGTGTTTAGCGCCACGCTGGAGGCGAATGTTGAACGTACCGAGCACATTTTGCAAGGCGCGCGGCGCTGCGCCTATCGCATCTGGCTGTAG
- the moaA gene encoding GTP 3',8-cyclase MoaA produces MLQLTDAFARKFYYLRLSITDVCNFRCTYCLPDGYKPQGHSNKSFLSLDEIRRVSRAFAHLGTEKVRLTGGEPSLRRDFCDIIAAVRENPTIKTLAVTTNGYRMARDAKQWRDAGLTAINVSVDSLDARQFHAITGQDKFNDVMRGIDAAFEAGFSKVKVNAVLMRDVNHASLNTFLNWIKHRPIQLRFIELMETGDGSELFRKHHVSGEVLREQLVQQGWQLQIRARSDGPAQVFSHPNYVGEIGLIMPYEKDFCASCNRLRVSAIGNLHLCLFGEQGIPLRDLLADDMQQDDLMDRIQGGLRQKKQTHFLHQGNTGITQNLSFIGG; encoded by the coding sequence GTGCTTCAACTTACCGATGCTTTTGCTCGCAAGTTTTATTACTTGCGGCTATCAATTACTGACGTGTGCAATTTCCGTTGCACCTATTGCCTGCCCGACGGCTATAAGCCGCAGGGACACAGCAATAAAAGTTTTCTGTCGCTGGACGAAATCCGTCGTGTCAGCCGCGCTTTTGCCCATCTAGGGACTGAAAAAGTGCGCCTGACCGGGGGCGAGCCGTCCCTGCGCCGCGACTTCTGCGACATCATTGCCGCCGTGCGCGAAAACCCCACCATTAAAACGCTGGCCGTCACCACCAATGGATATCGCATGGCGCGTGACGCCAAACAGTGGCGCGACGCGGGCCTGACCGCGATTAACGTCAGCGTCGACAGCCTCGACGCTCGCCAATTCCACGCCATTACCGGGCAGGACAAATTCAACGACGTGATGCGCGGCATCGACGCCGCGTTTGAGGCCGGTTTCAGCAAGGTGAAAGTCAACGCCGTGCTAATGCGCGACGTCAACCACGCCAGCCTGAATACTTTCCTCAACTGGATCAAACATCGCCCAATCCAACTACGCTTTATTGAGCTGATGGAGACCGGCGACGGCAGCGAGCTATTTCGCAAACACCACGTCTCAGGCGAAGTCCTACGCGAACAGCTGGTGCAGCAGGGCTGGCAGCTACAAATCCGTGCGCGCAGCGACGGCCCGGCGCAGGTGTTCAGTCACCCGAATTATGTCGGCGAAATCGGCCTGATCATGCCTTATGAGAAAGACTTCTGCGCCAGCTGCAACCGCCTGCGGGTATCTGCCATCGGCAACCTGCACCTGTGCCTGTTCGGCGAGCAGGGCATTCCGCTGCGTGATTTGCTGGCGGACGATATGCAGCAAGATGACTTAATGGATAGAATTCAAGGCGGCCTGCGGCAGAAAAAGCAGACCCATTTCTTGCATCAGGGCAACACGGGTATTACCCAGAACCTGTCGTTTATTGGTGGTTGA
- the rhlE gene encoding ATP-dependent RNA helicase RhlE, giving the protein MSFDTLGLSAEILRAVEEQGYREPTPIQRQAIPVVMQGRDLMASAQTGTGKTAGFTLPLLNMLSHSNPQFKGRRPVRALILTPTRELAAQIGENVQSYSKYLTLRSLVVFGGVSINPQMMKLRAGVDVLVATPGRLLDLEHQNAVDLSKVEILVLDEADRMLDMGFIHDIRRVLAKLPAKRQNLLFSATFSDEIKALASKLLTNPASVEVARRNTASEQIEQSVHFVDKKRKRELLSQMIGEGDWKQVLVFTRTKHGANHLAEQLNKDGITAAAIHGNKSQGARTRALADFKDGGIRVLVATDIAARGLDIDQLPHVVNYELPNVPEDYVHRIGRTGRAESTGEAISLVCVDEHKLLRDIERLLKREIPRFALEGYEPDPSIKAEPIINGRQGSGGRGAPRQGGQRSGSGAPRSSAPRSGAAPRTGGNGQRSGNGGGESRGAGAGEGRPARPARAANAGQRRSNPANAGRRKPSGE; this is encoded by the coding sequence ATGTCATTTGATACTCTCGGCTTAAGTGCCGAAATTTTGCGTGCTGTTGAAGAACAGGGCTATCGTGAACCTACGCCTATTCAGCGTCAGGCTATTCCTGTTGTGATGCAAGGCCGTGACTTAATGGCAAGTGCGCAGACTGGTACCGGTAAAACCGCTGGTTTTACTCTGCCGCTGCTGAACATGCTGAGCCACTCCAACCCGCAATTCAAAGGACGTCGCCCGGTCCGCGCGCTGATCCTGACTCCGACCCGTGAGCTGGCAGCACAGATCGGTGAGAACGTGCAGTCTTACAGCAAATATTTGACCCTGCGCTCGCTGGTGGTTTTCGGCGGCGTGAGCATTAACCCGCAGATGATGAAACTGCGCGCCGGTGTTGACGTGCTGGTTGCCACCCCAGGCCGCCTGCTGGACTTAGAACATCAGAACGCGGTGGATTTATCCAAAGTAGAAATTCTGGTGCTGGACGAAGCTGACCGCATGCTGGACATGGGCTTCATCCACGACATCCGTCGCGTACTGGCCAAGCTGCCCGCTAAACGCCAGAACCTGCTGTTCTCCGCGACCTTCTCTGACGAAATCAAAGCGCTGGCTAGCAAATTGCTGACCAACCCTGCGTCGGTTGAAGTGGCGCGTCGTAACACGGCGTCCGAGCAAATCGAACAGAGCGTTCATTTCGTTGATAAGAAACGTAAAAGAGAACTGCTGTCACAGATGATCGGCGAAGGCGACTGGAAACAGGTGCTGGTGTTCACCCGTACTAAACACGGCGCGAACCATTTGGCCGAGCAGCTGAATAAAGACGGCATCACCGCCGCCGCTATTCACGGTAACAAGAGTCAGGGCGCCCGTACTCGCGCACTGGCGGATTTCAAAGACGGCGGCATTCGCGTGCTAGTGGCCACTGACATCGCGGCGCGCGGTCTGGACATCGACCAACTGCCTCACGTCGTTAACTACGAGCTGCCAAACGTGCCGGAAGACTATGTTCACCGTATTGGCCGTACAGGCCGTGCGGAATCCACCGGCGAAGCAATTTCTCTGGTGTGCGTGGATGAACACAAGCTGTTGCGTGACATCGAGCGCCTGCTTAAGCGTGAAATCCCACGCTTCGCACTGGAAGGCTATGAGCCAGACCCAAGCATTAAAGCCGAGCCGATCATCAATGGTCGTCAGGGCAGCGGCGGTCGCGGTGCTCCACGTCAGGGCGGTCAGCGTTCTGGTTCAGGCGCACCTCGCTCAAGCGCTCCGCGTTCTGGTGCAGCACCGCGCACCGGCGGCAATGGTCAACGTAGCGGCAACGGCGGCGGCGAAAGCCGTGGCGCAGGCGCGGGTGAAGGGCGTCCAGCACGTCCGGCGCGCGCAGCCAATGCGGGCCAACGTCGTTCAAACCCGGCTAACGCAGGACGTCGTAAACCGTCAGGCGAATAA
- the moaE gene encoding molybdopterin synthase catalytic subunit MoaE, with the protein MENTRIVVDSAAFSVGDEYQWLAQSDADGAVVTFTGKVRNHNLGDNVSALTLEHYPGMTEKALAEIVADARQRWPLQRVSVYHRVGAMYPGDEIVFVGVTSAHRGMAFEATEFIMDYLKTRAPFWKREATEQGDRWVDARDSDKEAAMRW; encoded by the coding sequence ATGGAAAACACGCGGATCGTGGTCGACAGCGCGGCGTTTAGCGTTGGCGACGAATACCAGTGGCTGGCCCAGTCAGACGCCGACGGCGCGGTGGTGACTTTCACTGGCAAGGTGCGCAATCACAATTTGGGCGACAACGTCAGTGCGTTGACCCTCGAACACTATCCGGGCATGACCGAAAAAGCGCTAGCGGAAATTGTCGCCGACGCCCGCCAGCGCTGGCCGCTGCAACGGGTGTCGGTTTATCACCGCGTCGGGGCGATGTATCCCGGCGATGAAATTGTGTTCGTTGGCGTGACCAGCGCCCATCGTGGCATGGCCTTTGAAGCCACCGAATTTATTATGGATTATCTCAAAACCCGCGCCCCGTTTTGGAAGCGTGAAGCCACCGAGCAGGGCGACCGCTGGGTGGATGCCCGCGACAGCGACAAAGAAGCCGCCATGCGCTGGTAA
- the dusC gene encoding tRNA dihydrouridine(16) synthase DusC, producing the protein MRVLLAPMEGVLDPLVRELLTEVNDYDLCITEFLRVVDQLLPAKSFYRLCPELLNQSRTPSGTRVRVQLLGQYPQWLAENAALAVQLGSYGVDLNCGCPSKTVNGSGGGATLLKDPELIYQGAKAMREAVPAELPVTVKVRLGWDSLAQSFEIADAVQQAGATELTVHGRTKEDGYKAERINWQAIGEIRQRLTIPVIANGEIWDYASAQACMQTTGCDAVMIGRGALNVPNLSRVVKYNEPRMPWSGVMTLLQKYTHLEKQGDTGLYHVARIKQWLGYLRKEYDEATELFSEVRVLQTSKEIAERINR; encoded by the coding sequence ATGCGTGTATTACTGGCTCCGATGGAAGGCGTACTGGACCCTTTGGTCAGAGAACTGCTGACTGAAGTGAACGATTACGACTTATGCATCACCGAGTTTTTGCGCGTGGTAGATCAACTGCTTCCCGCCAAATCCTTCTATCGACTCTGCCCTGAATTACTCAATCAAAGCCGCACGCCGTCGGGCACGCGGGTGCGCGTCCAGCTGCTGGGGCAGTATCCGCAGTGGCTGGCCGAAAACGCCGCGCTGGCGGTGCAACTTGGCTCTTACGGGGTGGATCTCAACTGCGGCTGTCCGTCGAAAACGGTCAACGGCAGCGGCGGCGGGGCGACGCTGCTCAAAGACCCTGAGCTGATTTATCAGGGAGCCAAGGCGATGCGCGAAGCCGTGCCCGCCGAGCTGCCGGTGACGGTGAAAGTGCGGCTGGGCTGGGATTCGCTGGCGCAAAGTTTTGAAATTGCCGACGCGGTTCAGCAGGCCGGAGCCACCGAACTGACGGTGCACGGGCGCACCAAGGAAGACGGGTATAAGGCCGAGCGCATTAACTGGCAGGCGATTGGCGAGATCCGCCAGCGGCTGACCATTCCGGTGATCGCCAATGGCGAAATCTGGGACTACGCCAGTGCCCAAGCCTGTATGCAAACCACCGGCTGCGACGCGGTAATGATTGGGCGCGGCGCGCTCAACGTGCCAAACCTCAGTCGGGTGGTGAAGTACAACGAGCCGCGCATGCCGTGGTCTGGCGTGATGACGCTGTTGCAGAAATACACTCATCTGGAGAAGCAGGGCGACACCGGGCTGTATCACGTCGCGCGCATCAAACAGTGGCTGGGGTATTTACGCAAAGAGTACGACGAAGCGACCGAGTTATTTAGTGAAGTGCGCGTGTTGCAAACATCGAAAGAGATCGCCGAACGCATTAACCGCTGA
- the moaB gene encoding molybdenum cofactor biosynthesis protein B produces the protein MSKASKDFLPLSLAILTVSDHRTEAENTSGHYLKEVAEEAGHRVAAQTIVKDNLYKIRAVVSQWIADEQIQVILINGGTGFTQGDNTPEALKPLFDREIEGFGELFRMVSFEEIGTSTIQSRALAGMANQTVIFAVPGSTSACRTAWEHVIEAQLDARNGPCNFTPHVKK, from the coding sequence ATGAGCAAGGCCAGCAAAGATTTCCTTCCCCTTTCTTTGGCAATTCTGACCGTTTCTGACCATCGTACCGAGGCAGAAAACACCTCCGGGCACTATCTGAAAGAGGTGGCCGAAGAGGCAGGGCACCGCGTTGCGGCGCAAACCATCGTCAAAGATAACCTGTATAAAATTCGCGCGGTGGTCTCGCAATGGATTGCCGATGAGCAGATCCAAGTCATTTTGATCAACGGCGGCACGGGCTTCACGCAGGGCGACAATACGCCGGAAGCACTCAAACCGCTGTTTGACCGCGAAATCGAAGGCTTCGGCGAGCTGTTCCGTATGGTGTCTTTTGAAGAGATTGGCACTTCGACCATTCAGTCCCGCGCCTTAGCCGGCATGGCGAACCAGACCGTAATTTTTGCCGTGCCTGGCTCGACCAGCGCCTGCCGCACCGCGTGGGAACACGTTATCGAGGCCCAGTTAGACGCGCGCAACGGCCCGTGTAACTTCACGCCTCACGTCAAGAAATAA
- the moaD gene encoding molybdopterin synthase sulfur carrier subunit, which produces MIDILFFAQVREIIGVGSLQLPAEFINVEALRQSLCQRGDRWALALESGKLLVAVNQTLVDIDHPVKAGDEVAFFPPVTGG; this is translated from the coding sequence ATGATCGATATTCTGTTCTTCGCGCAGGTGCGTGAAATCATCGGCGTCGGTTCGCTGCAACTGCCTGCCGAATTCATCAATGTTGAAGCGCTGCGCCAGTCATTGTGCCAGCGCGGCGATCGCTGGGCGCTGGCGTTAGAGTCCGGCAAGCTGTTGGTGGCGGTGAATCAAACTCTGGTCGACATCGACCATCCGGTGAAGGCCGGGGACGAAGTGGCCTTCTTCCCACCGGTGACAGGAGGCTGA